The genomic stretch TGTCAGGAACTGGCTGTCAGTCAACTCAATTTTCTGAGCTATGTTTTTCTGGATTGGATAGAACATCACATTTGAACTCGCCTCGCTACCACCCACAACTGCGCCAAAGAGCCCAAGCCAGGCAGCTACATAGACGAAAGAGGCCCCGAACACAGAGGCAAGGGAACTTGCAACGATAACATTCATGTTAAAGTCATTGTAGGCATCACCGGGCACAAGTTTTCCATCTACCACATGCATTGCACTCCAAGCCATTATGTAGGCAATTGCAAAGAAGAGTGAGTAAGCCAGGAACGGCTGGAGAATTCTACCAGCCCAGAGTTTTGTCACCTTCTTTACCTGTCCTGACTTCAATTTTAGCAACGGAATTGCAATCAAACAAGCAAGGAAAATCCAGGTGTAAATTTGAATCAGCACATCAAAATCAACTGGCTTATCATAGATGTAGAACGCAGGGCCATCCACTGCCTTCAGTATCTGAGTAACCTGGGGCACGCTTATCACCAGTGCAAACGCAATTAGCACGAGCCATGGCGAGATTGCCCAGAGGAATTTTCTCGTGTCAAATTTTTCAGAACTTGTGTGCTTTGAGGCAGAGAGAATGTAAAGCACAAACATTGTGAAGGCACCAGCAAGTACACCTATGAGAAGCACAGGTGCACCGGCAAGCACAAAAACAAGGGCTGAAATGCCTATGGAAATCCCAGACACAATTGCGGAAAACCAGCCCTTTCTTACCGATTCAAAACCACCAATCATGTAGAGCATTGCAAACGAAATTAGGGTTGAGAGTACTGGTAGATAGAGGCAGATTTTGTAGGAAAGGAGCACTGGGTCTATGCCGAACAGTGAAGCGGGTAGCGTTACTGGAATTGAGAGCAATGCGAAGGAAGTGGTGGCGTTGTAGCCAAGCACGGCAATGGAGACAGCGGAAAACGGGTCAAAGCCCATTGCAACTAGCAACGGAGGGAAAAGGGAAGGTGTCACGACACCCAGCGATGTGACAAACGAGCCAAATCCCACGCCAATAAAGATTGCCTGCTCCTCTTTAGTGGTGGCAACCCTTTTTATTGCAGCAGAAATTACATCGAGGGCGTTTGCCTCCTTCATCAGAAAAATGAGATACATTGTGAAAAGCACAGCGATAGTAATTCCAAACGATTTAATTATGCCATAGAGCGAGGCAGCAAGGGCAACATCTATGCCTGTGTGGAAGTAAGTGACTGCGAGCACGAGAGCCACAATCCAGCCAATTACTGCCATTGTTGCTCCGCTCTGCCGAAACATTATTATGCCGAGAAAAACAAGGATTAGAGGAAAGAGTGCAAGCGTCACTCCTGTGTAAATTACAGCACTGACTAAAATCGCCAGCGTGACTAGAAGAAAAATCACAAAATCTCTGTCCATCTTCATTTTCATCACCTGTTATCAATCACCCGTTTCGCCTTGATTGTGTCCTTTGGAATCGTTCCTGGCTCCAGAATCTTCACTTCAGGTGTTAAAAGGAGCACAAGTTTGAGTTCATTCTGCAATTTCTTTTCAAGTTCCTGCTTCACCTCTTCGCTTAGCTTTTCCTTGCTCTCCACCTCTACGCTGAGTTTGTCCATATCTCCCTTCTTTCCAATCACAATCCGGTAATTTAGCCCTACCTTTTCATTTTGCATCAGCACATGCTCTATCTGTCCTGGGAACACATTTGTCCCGCTAATGATTATCATGTCGTCAGTTCTTCCCTTTATCTGACTATGCTTTATGTGGGTTCTACCGCACTCGCATTTTTTCACATCGTAAAGGAAAGCCAGGTCATGTGTTCTGAAACGAAGGATGGGCATACCTTCTTTTGTGAGAGTGGTAAGCACCAATTCTCCATACTCCTCCTTTTCCACTTCCTCACCTGTTTTCGGGTCAACACATTCTACAAAGAAATGGTCTTCCCAAAGATGCAAGCCATCATGGATATGACAGTCAGTTGAAACGCCAGGTCCACACATTTCAGTGAGTCCATAAATGTCATAAACATCCATATTCCACAACTCCGCAAGTTTCTTCTTCAAGCCAGGTGTAAACATCTCCGAACCAAAAATTCCTCGCCTTACCTTCAGCTCGGTTGCTGGGTTAATTCCCATGCTGAGTGCCACCTGGCCAAGATGGGCAGCATAGGAGACCACACCAGAGATGAAGGTTGTACCATAGTATTTCATCAATTGAATCTGCCGTTCACTTTGTCCCATTCCACTTGGAATTACCAGGGCGCCCACTTTCTGTGCCCCATAGTGGAATCCAAAAGCTCCAGTGAAAGTTCCGTAGGGAATTGGATTCTGGAAAATATCTTTTTTTGTCATGCCCGCCATCACAAGGCATCTGGCCATCACCTCGCTCCATACTTCCAAGTCGTTTCGAGTGTAGCACACAGTTACTGGCACACCTGTTGTGCCTGATGAGGCATGGAGTTCTACACACTCATCCAGTTTCACGGCAAGCATCCCGAAAGGTGCAGATTCTCGCAGGTTGTCCTTTGTAGTAAAAGGCAATTTTTTTATGTCCTTGAGTTTCTTTATGTCATCTGGCCTCACACCTGATGCCTTCATTGCATTCCTATAGAAAGGTACCTTGTAGCACTGCCGAACAACTGCCTTCAACCTTTTCAGTTTCAATCTATCCAGTTCTGCCCTCTTCATTGTTTCGTATTTTTTGTTGAAAAACATGCTTTCACTCCTTTTTTCTGAGGTCAATCACATGTTTTGCCTTACCCTCAACTCTTGGCAGTGTGCCTGGTTGCATCAATTCTACATTTGCATGAATGCTCAAAACACTGAGCAAATCACTTTCAACTCTCGCCTTCAGTTTTCCAAGGTCGTAGTCCTTCTTTGTTGCAATCTCTGGCTTTAGCTCAACCTGGACATTGAGACGGTCTAGTTTGTCATGGGTTACAAGAATTTGGTAGAATTCCGCAAGTTCGGGTATCTGCATGAGCACATGTTCTATCTGGCTCGGGAATACATTCACGCCACCGATGATGAGCATGTCATCGCTCCTGCCTTTGATTCTCATTATCCTAGGATGTTGTCTTCCACACTCACATTCTTCCCAAACAATTCTTGCAAGGTCTCTTGTCCGATACCTCAGAATTGGCATCGCCTCCCTGTTGAGCATTGTCACCACAAGCTCGCCTTCCTTCCCTTCCTCAAGAACCTCTCCAGTCTCAGGATTTATCGTCTCAATGTAAAATTCATCTCCCCAGACATGCAGTCCATTTTGCTCGGGGCATTCACAGGCAACGCCTGGCCCATAAAGTTCTGACATGCCATAACAATCAATTGCAAGCATTCCAAATGTATCCTGGATTTTCTTTCTGGCTTCTTCACTCCATGGTTCGGCACCGAAAAGTCCAACACGGATTCGCAAGTCCTTTCTCGGGTCAAGTCCTTCTGCCCTGACTGCCTCACAGAGGTAGAGTGCGTAAGAAGGAGTACAAGCAATTACGGTAGTTCCAAAGTCCTTCATCAGCATAATCTGGCGTTTGGTGTTTCCAGTTGCCGCAGGCACAACCATCGCACCTATTCTTTCAGCCCCATAATGGAACCCAAGTCCTCCAGTAAAAAGCCCATAACCATACATGTTCTGGACAATGTCTTTTGGTGTAATACCAGCACAGTCGTAGAGCCGTGCCATTAATCTTGTCCAGGTTTCGAGGTCTTTTCTTGTGTAATAAACAACCTTTGGTTTTCCAGTGGTGCCGGAAGATGCATGGATTCTTACAATTTTCTCAGGGTTCACAGCCATCAGTCCGAATGGGTAATTTTGTGCAAAATCCTCCTTTGTTGTAAACGGAATCTTTGCCACATCCTCAATTCTTTTTATGCTGTCAGGTGTTATACCTGCTGCCTTGAATTTCTGCTTTATCACAGGCACTCTTCTATAGGCGTAGTTCACAATCTTTTTCATCTTTCTTTCC from Thermoplasmata archaeon encodes the following:
- a CDS encoding L-lactate permease, whose translation is MKMDRDFVIFLLVTLAILVSAVIYTGVTLALFPLILVFLGIIMFRQSGATMAVIGWIVALVLAVTYFHTGIDVALAASLYGIIKSFGITIAVLFTMYLIFLMKEANALDVISAAIKRVATTKEEQAIFIGVGFGSFVTSLGVVTPSLFPPLLVAMGFDPFSAVSIAVLGYNATTSFALLSIPVTLPASLFGIDPVLLSYKICLYLPVLSTLISFAMLYMIGGFESVRKGWFSAIVSGISIGISALVFVLAGAPVLLIGVLAGAFTMFVLYILSASKHTSSEKFDTRKFLWAISPWLVLIAFALVISVPQVTQILKAVDGPAFYIYDKPVDFDVLIQIYTWIFLACLIAIPLLKLKSGQVKKVTKLWAGRILQPFLAYSLFFAIAYIMAWSAMHVVDGKLVPGDAYNDFNMNVIVASSLASVFGASFVYVAAWLGLFGAVVGGSEASSNVMFYPIQKNIAQKIELTDSQFLTTYAAHANGGGIASAITPSKINNAVVTINGDASLESRVMQKHLVAVVLITIITGILNALFIAWNL
- a CDS encoding phenylacetate--CoA ligase; this encodes MFERSLQLMSADKIRKLQERKMKKIVNYAYRRVPVIKQKFKAAGITPDSIKRIEDVAKIPFTTKEDFAQNYPFGLMAVNPEKIVRIHASSGTTGKPKVVYYTRKDLETWTRLMARLYDCAGITPKDIVQNMYGYGLFTGGLGFHYGAERIGAMVVPAATGNTKRQIMLMKDFGTTVIACTPSYALYLCEAVRAEGLDPRKDLRIRVGLFGAEPWSEEARKKIQDTFGMLAIDCYGMSELYGPGVACECPEQNGLHVWGDEFYIETINPETGEVLEEGKEGELVVTMLNREAMPILRYRTRDLARIVWEECECGRQHPRIMRIKGRSDDMLIIGGVNVFPSQIEHVLMQIPELAEFYQILVTHDKLDRLNVQVELKPEIATKKDYDLGKLKARVESDLLSVLSIHANVELMQPGTLPRVEGKAKHVIDLRKKE
- a CDS encoding phenylacetate--CoA ligase — encoded protein: MFFNKKYETMKRAELDRLKLKRLKAVVRQCYKVPFYRNAMKASGVRPDDIKKLKDIKKLPFTTKDNLRESAPFGMLAVKLDECVELHASSGTTGVPVTVCYTRNDLEVWSEVMARCLVMAGMTKKDIFQNPIPYGTFTGAFGFHYGAQKVGALVIPSGMGQSERQIQLMKYYGTTFISGVVSYAAHLGQVALSMGINPATELKVRRGIFGSEMFTPGLKKKLAELWNMDVYDIYGLTEMCGPGVSTDCHIHDGLHLWEDHFFVECVDPKTGEEVEKEEYGELVLTTLTKEGMPILRFRTHDLAFLYDVKKCECGRTHIKHSQIKGRTDDMIIISGTNVFPGQIEHVLMQNEKVGLNYRIVIGKKGDMDKLSVEVESKEKLSEEVKQELEKKLQNELKLVLLLTPEVKILEPGTIPKDTIKAKRVIDNR